The Streptomyces sp. NBC_00576 genome contains the following window.
AGACCGTCGTGGTGGAAGGTCACCACTCCGCGCATGACAATGCCCATCGGGCTCTGCTCTGCCTGAAGCTGGGAACCGCCGTGGCGTCCGAGCGCGTGCATGACATTGGGTGGCGGAGTATCAGCGAAGACAGTGTGATCAGCAAAGCATGGGATCAGCAGACGGTTCAGGACATTATCGGTTTTCTCGGCGATTCGAAGAGGCAGGATCTCAGAGAATTCGTCCCGCAAGCAGTCGACCAGGCAGCCGAATGGATCATGGAACTCGATCTTCCGGATTGGCGATCCTTGAGCGACGCCCTGGATTTCGCCTCACTGCTGACGGATTTCGAAAAAGGGGAAGAGGCGCATGAGTATGTCGCAGGCCGCATGGACGATTACGCCGAATGGGCTCTAGAGAGCTGGGTGGAACACGGTGATGGGTCCAGATATGACCTGACCGAGATGGAGGCCATCTTCCGTCATTACGAATCCGGGGATGGGGACCTGTACCGGCTTGACGAGGAGATGTTCGACAAGGTCCGCGCTCTCGTGGAGGCATCGGCATCGCCCCTCAGTGCCCCGAGGACGCCGAGACGCCCTGCGCCCGCCCGTTCGACCGAGCCGACGGCGGCCGAGAGGGAGGGTGTGGCCCGCATGATGGCCACGCTCACTCCCGACGGCACGTGAGACCGCTCGGCATGCGGCCCCGACGGCTCGGGCGGCCGAGGCCGCCCTGCTCGTGGCGCTGTCACGCAGGCAGACACGCACCACCGCTCAACGGCCCCTCACGTACAAGGCTGTTGTCAGTGCCAGCCTTTAAGGAGCCACCTGCTGATCGACCGCCGCTTCGTAGAAGGCATCCGCGAGGGCGACGATGATCGAGTTGATGGCCGGCCCGTCGGTGAAGAAGTAGTCAGCCATCGTGTTGTGAGCGTCCTGGTTATCTGCGACCGCCTCCGTTACGGCTGCTTGGAAGTCTGGTGACTCCACGAACTGCTTCTTGGAGTTCACCTTGGTCTGCCTGATCAGGTTCGGGTCGGCGAGCAACCGCTGGACGAGTCCCTGCACGAACTCCCTGACCTGGGACTCGGCGAACGATTCGGCGCCGAAGAGGTCGTTCATCTTGTCTATGACGACCTGGAGCGCGACGTACTTCGGATCCTTCTTCATTCCCGTGCCGGCTGCGCTGATGCCCTTCAGCTGCCCGTCGCCAACGAGCGAGATGTTGACCGGGATTGCCTTGTTGTGCTTGACCCCGACCAGCACCACGTCGGAGAGGTCCACGTCGGCCGCCCAAGCGGACTCCGCGATGACCTTCTCCAGCAGGCGCAGGAAGATCGAGAGCATCTCCATGTAGGGGTCGCCGTAGTCGACGATCTGGGACATGAAGTCATAGAGACGTACGTAGGTGGAGACATCCTTGCGGAACAGGTCGAGCGCCTGGAGCGTGACCTTGTCCTCCTCCTCGATTGCCCGCGCGTAGCGGCGTCGGAAGCCGTGCTGCGCCGGGCTGATCGCCGCCGAGAGCGCGTTGTTGCCCTTCCGGGTCACCCACAGCTCGGCGACCTTGCGAACGTCGTCCTCGGTGTAGATTCCGGCCTGGGCAAGCTTGTTAGCCAGGTGGACGACTACGTACGGATCGGTCTCGGTTTCAAGGGTCGCATTCTTGAAGTACGGCTCGAAGGCTGTCTTGATGTCCTCGGGCTTGTTGGCGAAGTCGATGACGAACGTCTTGCGCTTCTGCTCCCCACCAGCGGTGCGATGGGTGCGGTTGAGCCGCGAGAGCGTCTGCACCGCGGTGACCCCTGACAGCTTCTTGTCTATGTACATCGCCGAGAGTAAGGGCTGGTCGAAGCCGGTCTGGAACTTGTTGGCAACCAGCATGATCTTGTACGTCTGGCCCTTGAATGCGGCTGCCAGATCAGCCCCGGCGCCGGGGTTCATGTTGGCCTCGGTGAACTCGTCATCCTTCGACGGCTGCGGGCCCCAGTCGCTGTGCCAGGTCTCGTCCTCGGCCATCGTCACCCCGGCGGAGAAGGCGACCAGGGTACGGTAGTTGTACGAGGCGTCCTCGGTGCGGCGCCTGGCGATGTAGGCGTCGATGGCCAGCTTGTACTTCACCGCGGACTTGCGCGAGTCGGTCACCACCATCGCCTTCGCCTTGCCTTCGAGGAGGTAGGCGACATTGGCGTGGAAGTGCTCGACGATGATCTGCACCTTCTGGCTGATGTTCGTTGGGTGGAGCTGCACCCACCGCATCAGCCCCTTGCGGGCGGCGGCCTCCTCGACCTCTCCCCCGTCACCACTCTCGGCCCTGCCTGCGATCTTCAACGCAGTGTCGTAGGACTGATAGCCCTTGAGCACGTCGAGGATGTAACCCTCCTCGATCGCCTGCTTCATCGAGTAAAGGTGGAACTCGTGCGGCTTCCCGTCGGCGCCCTTGCGGCCGAACAGTTCGAGGGTCTTGTTCTTCGGCGTCGCGGTGAAGGCGAAGTAGGAGATGTTCTCCGACTCGGCCCGCTCGGTCATCTCCGAGGCCAGCACCGACTCCACATCGACCTCGCCACCCTCCTCGATCTCCTTGACCTCCTCCGCCGTCAGCACCTGCTTCAGCTTCGAGGAGATCTGACCCGACTGGGAGGAGTGCGCCTCATCGGCGATGACGGCGAACCGCTTGCCCTTCAGGCCAGCGTCAGTCCGTATCTCGTTCAGCGCATGCGGGAAGGTCTGCACCGTCACCGCGATGATTAGCTCACCGTTCTTCAACGCCTGCGCCAGCAGACCCGACTTCGACTTCGCGCCGGCCTTGCGGACGTCCTCGGGGCTGATAGTCGCGACGATCTTGCCGGTGCCGTCGATCTGCCGAATCGCATCCTGCAGCTGGGAGTCGAGCACGGTGCGGTCCACGACCACGATGACCGAGTCGAAGACCTTCCGGTCATCGACATGCAGCCGCGCCAGCCGGTGGGCCGTCCAGGCGATGGTGTTCGTCTTCCCCGACCCGGCCGAGTGCTCAATCAGGTACCGCTGCCCAACACCCTCCTCCTTCACCGCCTTGACGATGCTTGTGACGGCCTCCCACTGGTGGAACCGCGGGAAGAGCATGCTCGTGCGCCGCACCGACGTGCCGACGGTGACGTCCCACTCCTCCTTGGTCTGCACGATCATCAGCCTCCCGATGATGTTCAGCCAGGCGTGTTTCTCCCAGACGCGTTCCCACAGGTACGCCGTCGACGACCGTCCGTCCGCGCCAGGCAGGTTGCCAGCACCGCCGTCGAAGCCGATGTTGAAGGGCAGGAAGTGGGTCCTCTCCCCCTCCAGCCTGGTGGTCATCGCCGCGAGGTCGTTGGAGACCGCGAAGTGGACCAGAGCGCGGTGTCCGAAGGACAGCAGCGGCTCGGGCCGCCCCTTAGTCAGTGGGTTGCGGCCCTGCTTGTACTGGTTGATCGCCTCATCCAGCGACTGGGTGAAGTCCGTCTTCAACTCCACCGTGGCCATCGGAAGACCGTTGACGAAGAACACCAGATCGAGGATGCGCTGGTCAGCGGTCGAGAAGTGCACCTGCCGCACCACCCGCACCCTCATCGCCTCGTAGTGCGCCGTGGTGGTCGCGTTGAGCGAGGTCTCGGGGCGGAACTGCGCCATTTTCAACCGGCCGCCACCGATGTACTGCACCCCGTTGCGCAGGATGTTCAGTGTGCCCCCGCCATGCTCCAGCGGCCTGTCCAACGCCGCAGTCAGCACGTCGAGGAACTTCGCCTGCGAGCCCGCCGCCTTCAATGCCTTCTCGTACGCCGGCCTCTGCGTCTCCTCCAGCCACGCGTACAGGTCATTCGGGAACAGCGCCCGCTCCCTGTCGTACTCCCCGCCGTCACGGTCGTTCTCCGAGTACAGCCAACCGTGAGCCTCGAGGTACTTACAGATCTCCGTCTCGAAGACCACCTCGTTGTGATCGGCCATCACGCCCCCTCGCGTACGTCAATCTGTCCCGTCACCACCGCCGTGATCAACGCCGACCGTCGCTCCCTGGAGAGCTCGATGAAGCGCTCGGTCTCCTCGATGAGCGTGTCGATCTTTGCGGTCTGCTCATCGAGGGATGCAGCGATGCTTCGCTGTTCGTTGATGGGCGCCAGTGGCACACGAAGTCCCCTGATGTCATCGAGCGCCAACTGCATCTTCGCCCCGCCTGCAGCACCCTCCTTAAGCTGATCTTGGCCCGGAGTGGTCAGCATGAACCACCCAATGAACCTGGAATCCACGCGCTCTGACTCCAAACGGCAGAGAGCCACATGCTGGCTGACGTACGCACCGACCCAGTCGCCCCCAACCACGGCGACCGATCCCAAGTAGGCGGTGATGGAGAAGAGCAGATCTCCTGCCTCCAGCATCGTTCGCGAGCCCTCAGTCACATTCGCTGGCAGGTCGACAAACTGGACGTCACCTCGAAGGTCTAGGTTGGCTCGCGGCAAGTTCCCGATGCGGACGAAACGCTCGCCCTCATCTGCGTAGTAGTCGGCCCACCCGCGGGAGCCACTCGTCAGGAATCTGGTGTATCGGCGCAGTTGCACGCACGGCTCACCAAGCACCGAAAAGGCCACATCGATGATGGCTTGACGTCGCTCCCGGAGCATCTCGATCAACCGCTGCTGCTCTTCAATGAGCGTGTCAATGTGGGCCGTCTCGCGGTCGAGGTGGTAGGCGATGGCTCGCTGTTCGTCGGCCGGGGGCAATACCAGAGGAATGCGGGCGAAGGTGCTCCAGTTGCGGAAGTCAACGCTGCGCTCGCGGACGTTCGGCGCCTGGGTGGCGAGGAACCCGGAGGTACCAAGGTGGCGGAGCAGGCGGGCAAGGTAAGCGGGATCGTCGCCCACCACAGATTCGCAGACGTGGTAGACGGGTGAACCGTTGCCATGGCTGTCCGAGACGCCGACGGCGCCAGCAAAACCGTCGAGGGCGTGGAAGACCAGGTCGCCAGGGCGGATCTCCTGATAACCGTTCTCGGTATCAGAGAAGGTGTAGCCGTCCTCACGGCGGTTCGAGCGCAGCGTGACTGTGCCATCCCGATAGGCGGTGATAACACCGAGCCCCGACCGAGCTGGTCGGTCCAGCAGGCGCAACACTCGCCGCACCGTTGTCTCACGCCAGTCGGGCGGCAGCGTGGTGATCACTGCTCCACCTCGCGGAGGAGATCAAGGATCTTGGCTACCTGCTTCTCCAGGTCGGAGTCGATCTCGGCAAGCGGGCGGGGTGGTACGTACTTGTAGAAGTGGCGGGTGAAGGGGATCTCGTAGCCGGTCTTGGTCTTGGACCAATCGATCCAGGCGTCAGGGACGTGCGGCTTCACCTCCGCGTCGAAGTACGTCTGGATGACTTCGCGCTCGGCTGCCGCGCCGACGGTTGAGCCGCCGTAGGTGAAGGGCACGTTTTCGGTATCACGCTTTTTCGAGTCGGGCTTCGGGTTGCCCCTGCGGTCGACTACAGGGTTCCCGTCCTCGTCGAGCAGGGGACGCTCGACGGTGATGGCCCAGTAGCCGAACTCGTCGTTGTGCAGCGCCTTGGAGAGGTCGGGGTCGGCGTCCTCGAAATCGGCGTACAGCCGCACGACCTCGGCGCGGTTATGGTCGCTGATCTCGCGTCCCTTAGACCCAAGGTTCTTGCGCATCTTGGTCCAGAACGACGTGCCGTCGATGAGCTGGACCTTACCCTGGCGGTCAGGGTGCTTGGTGTTGTCGAGGATCCAGATGTAGGTGGCGATGCCGGTGTTGAAGAACATGTTGGTCGGCAGCGCGACGATAGCCTCGACCAGGTCGTTCTCCAGCAACCACCTGCGGATGTTGGAAGGGCCGGATTCGGCGGCGCCGTTGAAGAGTGGCGAGCCGTTCATGATGATGCCGACGCGGCCACCGCCGTCCTCGGGGGCGCGCATCTTGTGGGCCAAGTGGAGCAGGAAGAGCATTTGGCCGTCCGAGGTCGCGGGGAGTCCCGGCGCGAATCGGCCGTAGGGGCCGGCGGAGTCGCGCTCCGCCTTGACTGCCTTGGCGTACTGCTTCCAGTCCACCCCGTAGGGCGGGTTGGACATGCAAAAGTCGAACTGGCGGCCCTTGAAGGCGTCGTCAGTGAGCGTGTTACCGAAGGCGATGTTGGTCGCGTAGTGCCCCTTTGCAAGCAGGTCGGACTTGCAGATGGCGTACGACTGCGGGTTGTACTCCTGGCCGTACAAGCTCAACTTCGCCTCGGGCTTCTGGGCGAGCAGGTGCTCCTCTGCCAGGGAGAGCATGCCGCCGGTGCCGGCGGTGGGGTCGTACAGCGTCCGGACGATGCTGCCCTCGGAGGGGGAGACATCCTTCTCGGTGAAGAGCAGGTCAACCAGCAGCCGGATCGCGTCGCGCGGCGTGTAGTGGTCTCCGGAGGTCTCGTTCGCGGCCTCGTTGAACTTGCGGATGATGTACTCGAACGCATCCCCCATGTCGGCGTTGGACACGACGTTGGGATGCAGGTCGACGGCGCCGAAGGACTTGACGATCTCGCGCAGCAGCCCGGCCTTCTCCAGGGCCAGGATCTCCTTCTTGAAGTCGAAGTACTCGAACACGTCCACGTCGGCGGAGAACCGGTCGATGTAGTCAGCGAGGTTGTCCGCCAGCCCGTCCGCATCGGCCAGCAGGTTCGCGAACTCGTAGTTGGAGGTGTTGTAGAACGTCCGCCTCGTGGCCTTCTTGACCTCGACCTTGAGCCGGTTCGGGTTCTCGTACTCCGACGCCAGCTTCCGTACCGCCGCGCGGTCCGGCTCAAGTACGCAGTCGAGCCGTCTCAGGATCGTGAACGGAAGAATCACAGTCCCGTACTGGTTGGGGCGATAGGGGCCTCGAAGCTGGTCCGCGATCGACCAGATGAAGCTACCGAGCGTGCTCACAAGGTTCCTCACGAGAATCGTCTAGCAGTGACGATCACTTTGCCAGAGGGAGCAGCCAGCATCCCACGGTTCAGCTATGGAACCCCCTCGACGTACTCTTGCCGATCGGCCCGGGTGCTTGCACGTGCTGCCGGAGCGGCAACTCCGCAAGGCGTTGGAAGATGGCAAGAACGAACCGGGCGCGGCAGACTCCGCCACGGCGAGATGGGGATGCGCCGGCACGACACCGAGGTACCTCAGGCGCGTGAGCGATGCGTGAGCGGACTGCCCGATACAGGGCGGCATGAGCCGGATCAAGTGGCTCGCCGCGCGGTTCTGACCAGGGGAAACAGCACCGTGCGGCAGCGCCAGGCAGGCCCCGGCAAGGATTCGATCCCACTCCTAAAGCCGGTGTCGCAGGTTCGAATCCTGCCGAGGGCACGTTGCCGATCAGGGCCAAGGCCCCGGAACTCCCAGGTCAGGGAAGGTCCGGGGCCTTACTCGTGCGACCGGCTCCCAGTCTGGCCACGGCCCGCTTTCACCCCGAATACGTCTTCGCTACGAGCGTCGATCTCCTGAATATCCCCCAAATATCCCCTACTCGGCCGCGTCCGGCGGGTCTCCGTTCGCCGTGGGGAACCGTCCGGCGGGAAAGGCGCGTCGTCCGTCGGGACGAGGGGGGCGTGTGATCGTACGCGGAGAACGGCGAAGCCTTCGGCGGTGGGAGTACGGGCTCGGCGCGGGTGCCGTCGGTGTCACCGGTCTGCTGGCCCTGCACTTCGCCGTGCCCAACCGGGTCGGGCGGCTCGGCAGCGCGCTGGAGACGTTTCTGCCGTGGCTGGGCGTGGTCGTGCCCCTGCTCGGGTGCCTGGCCCTGGTCAAGCGGTCGGCGCCAGGGCTGGTCGCCTGTCTGCTGCCCGCGCTGGCCTGGCTCTGGCTGTTCGGCGGGCTCTGGTTCGCCTCGTCCTCCGAGTCGTACGACCTGACGGTCGTCCAGCACAACATCGCCGACGACAACTCCGACCCGTCCGGCACCGCGCAGGCGCTGCTCGCCACGGGCGCCGACCTCGTGGCCGTGCAGGAGCTGACATCCGCGGCGCGGCCCGTGTACGAGGACGTCCTGGGCGCGTCCCACCCCCATCGGGCGGTCCACGGCACGGTCGGGCTCTGGTCCTCGTACCCCCTCACGGACGTGCGGGCCGTGGACATCCGGCCGGCTGGGTTCCCGGACAGCTGGCAGCGCGGCCTGCGGGCCACGGTCGCCGCGCCCGAGGGAGCGGTCGCGGTGTACGTGGTCCACCTGCCGTCGATCCGTCTCGGCGCGAGCGGTTTCGCATCGGCGGCCCGTGACGAGAGCGCGGTTCGGCTCGGGGCGCTGGTCGCGGACGACCCGGCGGTCCGGCTCCTGGTCGTGGGTGACCTCAACGGCACCGTGCAGGACCGGGGGCTGGATCCGCTCACCTCACAACTCGCCGCGCCTGACGTGGGGTTCGCGTTCAGCTGGCCGGCTTCGCTGCCGGTGGCGCGGATCGACCAGGTGCTCGGCAGGGGCGTCATGGTGACGGAGGTGTCAGCCCTGGACGCGACCGGGAGCGACCACTTGCCGGTGTTCGGCCGTGTGCGTCTTGGCTGACCGCCAGGCATCTGCGACGGACTGCGGCACCGGCGCTCCGCCCCAGGCTCCGCCCCAGGAGAAGGACGCTCCGGAGGAGCCTTGTCCGGCGGGAAGGACCGTCGTACGGCTCCCCCCGGCGTCGGCCGGATCCTCACCGGCGGCTGCGGCCCGGGCGTCGAGGTCGTGGCGCGCGGGCCGGGGCGAGCGGTTGACCTCTGTAGCTGGGTCTGGTGTGCCTGGGTCGGGAGTCCCCGGCAGGCTCCGGATGTACGTGGCCGCGCAGGCCGACTGATACCTGGTCGGCGCCGAAGGGACCCGCGCAGGGGGAGCCGGCACGGATACCGGGTCCTGGGACGCGGGTGGCCGGAACGTGCCGCGTCTATCCCGCCGCCAGCGGTGCCGAGTGGAGTTGGCGTACCAGTTGTGGGGTGAGGAGTTCGCCGGCGCGGTCGGCGAGGACTGACATCTCGTAGCCGACCAGGCCTACGTCGCAGCCCTCGGTGGCCAGGACGCCCAGGCAGCTGCCGTCGCGGATGCGGCCGACCATGAGAAAACCGCCGAACATTTCGATCATGACGAGCTTCATGCCGCGGAAGCCGTGTGTCGTCGACGCGTTCTGCGCGAGGCTGGTGATGCCGGAGACAACGGCGGCCAGGTGGTCGGCGCGGTCTCGGCCGAGGCTTTCGGAGGCGGCCATGAGGAGGCCGTCGGAGGAGACGGCGACCGCGTCGGTGACGCCGTCCGTGGTGCGTACGAACTCCGAGACGAGCCAGCCGAAACTCTGGACGGCGGTGGTCACGATGACGCTCCTTGTGTGCTTCGGGGGGTGCTTCGGGCCTCGGCTCGGGCGACACCTGCCCGGAAGCCGTTGAGCAGGGCGGAGACAGCGGGTGGTCCGGCGGGCGCAGGCGCGGGCGGTACGGGCGGTACGGGCGGTGCGGCGGAGAGGGTCCGGGCCGGGGCCAGCAGGCGGCCGGGCAGGACGAGGAGTGCGGACAGGCCGCCGCCCGGGGTGTCGAAGAGGTGGACCTTCGCGCCCTCACCGAGGCGGTGGGCGAGCCGGCCGACGACGAGGTGGCCGAGGAAGCGGGTGGGCGCGGCGAGGAAGGCGTCCTCGCCGGAACCGGAGAGGCGGGCGCTCGCACGTTCCTTGTCGGCCTCGGACATGCCGACGCCGTGGTCGACGACTGCGAAGCTGTACGTGGCGTCCTCCGCGTCGTACCAGCCGTGCACCTCGACCCGTTCGGTCGGCGGCGAGAAGGTCAGCCCGTTCTCCAGGAGTTCGGCAAGGAGGTGGGCGACATCCGCGACGGCGTGTCCGCGTACCCGAACCGGCTCCACTGCCGCGATCAGGACCCTCCGGTACTGCTCCACCTCGGCGACGGCGGACTGGACGACTTCC
Protein-coding sequences here:
- a CDS encoding endonuclease/exonuclease/phosphatase family protein; this translates as MIVRGERRSLRRWEYGLGAGAVGVTGLLALHFAVPNRVGRLGSALETFLPWLGVVVPLLGCLALVKRSAPGLVACLLPALAWLWLFGGLWFASSSESYDLTVVQHNIADDNSDPSGTAQALLATGADLVAVQELTSAARPVYEDVLGASHPHRAVHGTVGLWSSYPLTDVRAVDIRPAGFPDSWQRGLRATVAAPEGAVAVYVVHLPSIRLGASGFASAARDESAVRLGALVADDPAVRLLVVGDLNGTVQDRGLDPLTSQLAAPDVGFAFSWPASLPVARIDQVLGRGVMVTEVSALDATGSDHLPVFGRVRLG
- a CDS encoding type I restriction endonuclease subunit R, whose protein sequence is MADHNEVVFETEICKYLEAHGWLYSENDRDGGEYDRERALFPNDLYAWLEETQRPAYEKALKAAGSQAKFLDVLTAALDRPLEHGGGTLNILRNGVQYIGGGRLKMAQFRPETSLNATTTAHYEAMRVRVVRQVHFSTADQRILDLVFFVNGLPMATVELKTDFTQSLDEAINQYKQGRNPLTKGRPEPLLSFGHRALVHFAVSNDLAAMTTRLEGERTHFLPFNIGFDGGAGNLPGADGRSSTAYLWERVWEKHAWLNIIGRLMIVQTKEEWDVTVGTSVRRTSMLFPRFHQWEAVTSIVKAVKEEGVGQRYLIEHSAGSGKTNTIAWTAHRLARLHVDDRKVFDSVIVVVDRTVLDSQLQDAIRQIDGTGKIVATISPEDVRKAGAKSKSGLLAQALKNGELIIAVTVQTFPHALNEIRTDAGLKGKRFAVIADEAHSSQSGQISSKLKQVLTAEEVKEIEEGGEVDVESVLASEMTERAESENISYFAFTATPKNKTLELFGRKGADGKPHEFHLYSMKQAIEEGYILDVLKGYQSYDTALKIAGRAESGDGGEVEEAAARKGLMRWVQLHPTNISQKVQIIVEHFHANVAYLLEGKAKAMVVTDSRKSAVKYKLAIDAYIARRRTEDASYNYRTLVAFSAGVTMAEDETWHSDWGPQPSKDDEFTEANMNPGAGADLAAAFKGQTYKIMLVANKFQTGFDQPLLSAMYIDKKLSGVTAVQTLSRLNRTHRTAGGEQKRKTFVIDFANKPEDIKTAFEPYFKNATLETETDPYVVVHLANKLAQAGIYTEDDVRKVAELWVTRKGNNALSAAISPAQHGFRRRYARAIEEEDKVTLQALDLFRKDVSTYVRLYDFMSQIVDYGDPYMEMLSIFLRLLEKVIAESAWAADVDLSDVVLVGVKHNKAIPVNISLVGDGQLKGISAAGTGMKKDPKYVALQVVIDKMNDLFGAESFAESQVREFVQGLVQRLLADPNLIRQTKVNSKKQFVESPDFQAAVTEAVADNQDAHNTMADYFFTDGPAINSIIVALADAFYEAAVDQQVAP
- a CDS encoding roadblock/LC7 domain-containing protein, which translates into the protein MTTAVQSFGWLVSEFVRTTDGVTDAVAVSSDGLLMAASESLGRDRADHLAAVVSGITSLAQNASTTHGFRGMKLVMIEMFGGFLMVGRIRDGSCLGVLATEGCDVGLVGYEMSVLADRAGELLTPQLVRQLHSAPLAAG
- a CDS encoding type I restriction-modification system subunit M, whose protein sequence is MSTLGSFIWSIADQLRGPYRPNQYGTVILPFTILRRLDCVLEPDRAAVRKLASEYENPNRLKVEVKKATRRTFYNTSNYEFANLLADADGLADNLADYIDRFSADVDVFEYFDFKKEILALEKAGLLREIVKSFGAVDLHPNVVSNADMGDAFEYIIRKFNEAANETSGDHYTPRDAIRLLVDLLFTEKDVSPSEGSIVRTLYDPTAGTGGMLSLAEEHLLAQKPEAKLSLYGQEYNPQSYAICKSDLLAKGHYATNIAFGNTLTDDAFKGRQFDFCMSNPPYGVDWKQYAKAVKAERDSAGPYGRFAPGLPATSDGQMLFLLHLAHKMRAPEDGGGRVGIIMNGSPLFNGAAESGPSNIRRWLLENDLVEAIVALPTNMFFNTGIATYIWILDNTKHPDRQGKVQLIDGTSFWTKMRKNLGSKGREISDHNRAEVVRLYADFEDADPDLSKALHNDEFGYWAITVERPLLDEDGNPVVDRRGNPKPDSKKRDTENVPFTYGGSTVGAAAEREVIQTYFDAEVKPHVPDAWIDWSKTKTGYEIPFTRHFYKYVPPRPLAEIDSDLEKQVAKILDLLREVEQ
- a CDS encoding restriction endonuclease subunit S — its product is MITTLPPDWRETTVRRVLRLLDRPARSGLGVITAYRDGTVTLRSNRREDGYTFSDTENGYQEIRPGDLVFHALDGFAGAVGVSDSHGNGSPVYHVCESVVGDDPAYLARLLRHLGTSGFLATQAPNVRERSVDFRNWSTFARIPLVLPPADEQRAIAYHLDRETAHIDTLIEEQQRLIEMLRERRQAIIDVAFSVLGEPCVQLRRYTRFLTSGSRGWADYYADEGERFVRIGNLPRANLDLRGDVQFVDLPANVTEGSRTMLEAGDLLFSITAYLGSVAVVGGDWVGAYVSQHVALCRLESERVDSRFIGWFMLTTPGQDQLKEGAAGGAKMQLALDDIRGLRVPLAPINEQRSIAASLDEQTAKIDTLIEETERFIELSRERRSALITAVVTGQIDVREGA